The stretch of DNA ACTCCTCCACATGCTAGGGGTGGCTTTAAAGTCACAACACTATCTCCTGTAAGGCTTGTGAATCAGTAGCAATTTTGAAATTCATTCTGAGTGGGCAATAACTGCATGCATGCCTATAACCCATAAAGGAGGTATTTAGCCTGTTTCCCAACACTAATGATTTTTACTCACCAGCTCTCCCACTTCCATGTGAGTATTAATTCTAACTCTTCAGGCTGCTTCATTCAGGGTGTATTTTGGGGGAACTTGGATTGTGTCATGGCagtagaaatattttgaaagctttgaaaaatatgaaattttaaaccCATGGTCTGTTAATTTGTGCACTGTGAAAACATCACCACTCAGGAGATAATCCACTGTTGCCTTGACCTTTCTCTgcagaaacaagcaaacaaacctcCTTGGTTTCAGTGGCTTTTCCCCACTTCCTTTCAAATGACTTCAAGTTCTAAATGGGTGTCAGGTGAACTAGTCTTGCTTTTCTACCTGGTTCTTCCCGTCTTCTAGCCCTCAGAACACCATACCTTACTAACCTACGGCTGAGAATTTCTAGGGTTTTAAAAACTGGActgttcattcttcttttttacttttttttttcagtcacactgtgtggcttgcaggatcttagtttcccaatcagggattgaacccaggtcctggcAGGGAAAATAccaagtcctaactgctggaccaccaaggaatccctGAATTGTTTATTCTTGACtgatctatttttaaatgtttttcttcaccttttaacatttttaattatgTTACAATATATATAACAACAAGTTTACCAtcctaaccatttttaagtatacagtttggtagtgttaagtatattcacattgccTTCACCCTGTGTTAAATAActattgatttcatttttctttcttttataatctTGTCATATCCACTGATAAACTTCTGGCCCTGTGGAGTGTCTCTGATTTATCAGTAACTGTGTTCAGTTCTCTACATATGCCTGTTTTGTTGTCTCTAATTGGAATGCCCAGACCTTAAGGACTCATTGCGGACAGACACTAATGCACAAGTGAGCACTTGACAGGTGGTGACCAACTTTTACTCTTGAATAGGACACTGATATAGTTTTTAAAGCATCATAATGAGCTGATTACTTCTAAGAAATCAAATCCcattcactcatttcacatgggAAACTTCTTTTCATCCAGACTGATCTTGCCTGGATTGGGACAGGTTAGCACTAGGGGAGTTCTGAGAAACCTTGACAGTCAAGGCTGAATCTGGGATACCTTCGGGACATCTAGTAGAACCACACTCAGAACTCCCAAAATTCACGTCTCCTCCTGTGGTACAATGAACTAGACACTGCTGTCTCCTGGATACACACATACCCTAGGCTGAGTCCTATTCAAGCTTTGGACTTGGGAGCAATCCTGAAAAAATAATGCCTGTGCCACTGTCTCAAAGAATAAAGCTACTCAGATAGCCATGAGTATGTTTGCATTATTGATCTGTTCCCTATAAAATAATTTACCAGAGCAATGAATGCTtatacttaccaaaaaaaaaaaaaaaaaacaaacttaaacaTCATCACTAAGGAAATCAAGTATCAGAATAAGATAAGCAGTTTGGAGAGTTGAGTCTAAAAAGCAGACTGTTATGCTTTATTCATATTCAAAAGTGAGATTCGTTTTTTGTTTAAGAATCTCTTTCAGAGGTGAGATATGCCTTGTAACCTCCCGCTTCTTTTTTTAGAATGCTGATCCTAAGTCAGCCCTCAAAGCTGTAAGCAGCCAGCTTGGAGAAGGGCCCAGTGATGGACTGCCACTTTCAAGTAGCCTTCAGTTTCTCGAAGATGAACTTGAGTCTTCTCCTCTTCCTGATCTCAGTGAGGACCAACCTTTCGACATTCTTCAGAAATCCTTGCAggaggccaatatcactgaacaGACACTGGCAGAAGAGGCATATCTGGACGCCAGTATAGGTTCTAGCCAACAGTTTGCACAAGCTCAGCTTCATCCGTCTTCATCAGCATCCTTTACTCAGGCTTCTAATGTTTCTAATTACTCAGGTCAGACACTGCAGCCTATAGGGGTgactcatgtgcctgttggcacGTCGTTTGCAAGCAATACGGTGGGTGTGCACCATGGCTTTATGCACCACGTGGGGATCAGTGTGCCCAGCCAGCACTTGTCTAATAGCAGCCAGATTAGTGGTTCTGGTCAAATACAGTTAATTGGGTCATTTGGTAATCAACCTTCCATGATGACTATTAATAACCTAGATGGATCACAAATAATACTAAAGGGTAGTGGGCAGCAAGCCCCCTCAAATGTGAGTGGAGGGCTTCTCGTTCACAGACAGACTCCTAATGGCAACTCCTTGTTTGGGAACTCCAGTTCCAGCCCAGTAGCACAGCCTGTTACTGTTCCGTTTAACAGCACAAATTTCCAAACATCTTTACCTGTGCATAACATCATCATACAAAGGGGTCTTGCACCAAATTCAAATAAAGTCCCAGTTAATATCCAGCCAAAGCCTATCCAGATGGGTCAGCAAAACACATACAATGTGAACAACTTGGGAATACAACAGCACCATGTTCAGCAAGGGATCTCGTTTGCCTCTGCAAGCTCACCCCAGGGCTCAGTGGTTGGTCCGCACATGTCCGTGAACATTGTAAACCAACAGAACACAAGGAAGCCCGTCACCTCGCAGGCTGTGAGCAGCGCCGGGGGCAGTATTGTTATTCATTCTCCCATGGGCCAGCCTCACACACCCCAGAGTCAGTTCCTCATACCTACAAGCCTTTCTGTCAGCTCCAACTCGGTACACCACGTCCAGACCATCAATGGGCAGCTTCTTCAGACTCAGCCCTCTCAGCTCATTTCTGGCCAGGTGGCCTCAGAGCATGTCATGTTGAACAGAAACTCTTCCAACATGCTCAGGACCAATCAACCATATTCTGGACAGATGCTGAACAACCAGAGTGCCGCCGTCCAATTAGTGTCTGGGCAGACATTTGCCGCCTCCGGAAGCCCGGTGATTGTCAACCACGCCTCTCCTCAGATCGTTGGCGGACAGGTGCCTTTGCAGCAGGCATCACCCACCGTCTTGCACCTGTCCCCTGGGCAGAGCAGCGTCTCCCAAGGAAGACCTGGCTTCACCACCATGCCCTCGGTGACAAGCATGGCAGGACCTAGTCGGTTCCCTGTTGTCAGTTCGTCCAGCACTGCCCATCCTAGTCTGGGGTCTGCAGTTCAGTCTGGTGCATCAGGATCAAACTTTACGGGAGATCAGCTGCCCCAGCCCAACAGGACTCCAGGACCGGTCAGTGTGTCCCATCGTCTTCCAGTTCCTTCTTCCAAGTCTACCAGCACCTTCAGTAACACACCTGGAGTAGGAAGCCAGCAACAGTTCTTCTGTCAGGTAACATTCCCTTTATCAAACAAATGCTTGGGTGATTATGGAATGGAAGAATGGAATATGTATTTGTAAGAATATAATTTTCATCCTAGGTTCCCAATTTATTATCTTAAGATGTTCAACTTATGATTGATTGCCTTTTTTCTAGCATTGTGGTTTAGGGTGGAGACTTTATGGATTTGAATCTAGGCTGTATGACTGGAAACAAGTCTTACCTTAACTAACCTCTCTAGACTTAAGTTTTTCCATCAGTATAATGGAGTCTATATTGATAATACTACCATCCCACACAGTTATTGAgaaagttaaatgaaataatctgtATAAAGCACTTAGCATGGTCCCTGCAAGTGGCAAACACTCAGCTCAGATGTGCTTAgctcatcatgtccaactctttgcaacccggacTGTTAGctggcctctgtccatgggatacttcaagccagaatactggagtgggttgtcattttcctccaggggatcaaagagccaatattaatacatatacttGGTAGAATGTGTTATAGGCATTTAAAAGGAAAGATTATTTCAGATTGTTTACTTacatcatggggcttccctggtggctcagacagtaaagaatcttcctgcaatgtcggagacccgggttcaatccctgggttgggaagatcctctggagaaggaatggcaacccactccagtattcttgcctggagaattctataggcagaggagcctgtcaggttacagtccatggggtcgcgaagagtcagacacgaatgagtgactaacactttggctTCCCTCTCACTTGCATCATATAGAAGCCACTAGGTCCTATGACTATGGACTGGATAGAGAAGTTGTGGCTGTTTCTTGGATGCCAACTAGAAAGGCTCGGGGACCCACTGAGACTCAGCAGTGGGTAACTGGCCTGCACAGAGGGATGCGTACAGAGGGAAGGATACAGGGCAGCGGATTGGACCAAGTACTTGCGCCTGTTCTTACCAGGCTGCAGTGCAGGTGAATGACCAGGCAGTCAGTTACACCATTTGAAGATGATGTTCCTGAAAAGCATATCAGACATTTGTCAGCTGTGGTCCCTCACCCCATCTGCCAATCCTTGAACTCCTATGGCTTTTGGCTCTCGCTCATTCTGAGAATGTTCTGTAGCTCCAGTTCCATACCCCACCTTCCCGCTGTGGTCTACCCTCTCAACACCTCCATTTTCCCTGCCTTTCTTCTCCACATTTAGAAGAACTCAAAAACTTCTCTCTACCACGTAggtcaatattttttaaactgtatacCTTTGACTTAGTAATTCCATTAAGAATCCCAAGGAAACAGTTTATTTATGATTAAGGATGTTCAGTATACTCTTTTGGTATCAGAACtgtttgtttgtctgtgtgttttgtttgttaaattttatttatatttatttggctgtcccacgtcttaattgtggcatgccaGATCTTcaatcttagttgtgacatgtgggatctagttccctgaacaaggatcaaacccaggacccctgcattgggagcgaggaatattagccactgaaccaccagggaagttcctctgtGTGTTTTGAAATAATAGATTTATAGacttatagaaaaattaaagttgTGAGAATAGTGTAAAAAATTCTCGTGTACCCTTCACCAAAATTCTCCAAATGTTAACTATTTACCccatttgttttattcttctctctctctctgtttcacacaaacacatatacaaacacacacacagagttttgaAGAGTAAATTGCAGGCATGATGCCTCTTGACCCCTACATACTTCAGTCTTAACAGGTTTATTTCTTGAAGTCAGGGGCATTCCCCTACATAACCACAGTACTGTTATCAAAACCGAGAAGTCAGCATTATTACAATATTACTATTAAATCTACAGACTTTATTCTGTGTAGTTCATTTTCCCAATAATGTCCCTTATGGCAAGAGagaataaaatttgttttgtttttatggtcCAGGATCCAACCTAGGATCACTACCTAATTCTGTTGTCATGTCTTTAAATCTAaaacagtttcttcatcttttatgACCTTGACTTTTTGAAGAGTACAAATCAGTTATTTTACTGAGTGTCCATCAATTTGAGTTTCTCTAATGTTTCCTCATGATGAAATTCAGGTTATACATTTTTGACttagcagcaaagaatctgcctgccaatgcagtagatgtgggtttgatccctggttcaggaagatcccctggagaaggaaacagcaacccactctggtatacttgcctgggaaatcccatggacagaggaggctggtgggttatagtatctggggtcgcaaagagtcagactcaactgaacaactaaacagcaacacagTTTTGATAGGGTTCCACAGAAGTGGTGTGTGTGTCCTCATGCGGTGGACTTGTCGCATTCCTGGTGATGTTAACGTTGAGCACTTGCTTAAGATGGGGTCTGCTTCATGTGGTGTCTGATGTATCATTAATAAGCTTCTTCGGGGAGCTACATTGAGATTATGTAGATATCGTTTCTTGTCAAACTTGAACAAACTAGTTTAAGCTTTCATTGATAATTCCCGACTGAATCAGTTATTACTCAGTCAGCTGTTACTGTGATGGTTACCACATAGAGACTTTCTAATTCCATCAAGTTTATTCTACCTTAATTGTTAGCATTCTGCTCTAAGGAAGAACTTTCCTGTTTCTCCCTTTACTTCTATCCGTATAGACTCATAGATTCTCATCTTATTTAATGTGTTAAAAATTGTTGCAATCatttattttgatgctcaaattgattttttaaagttattttttaacatgaaacTTGAGATCAtaagctcttttttcttttctttcactttgatgCTTAGGTTTCTTTGGGTTTATATGTTtacttaattttttggctgcatggcatgtgggattttagttccctgaccaggggttaaacccacatcccctgctttggcagcacagagtcctaactactggaccaccagggaagttccacttaAGTTGATTTGATGGCCATTGAGCGCCCCTTCAAATTGGCTGCTGGTCCCTCTGACATGTTTACATTTTGCTTTGAGCACTGCCTTTTAATTTCTGGGAAAACATGATGTTCCATGTTTGCCTTTCACTTTGCTGCCCCTGCCTTGGAATTCAACCAGTCAACAAAGGTCTTGTTCCTTCTAGTGGAGAACAGTACTTAGAAGCCAAGATCTGAGCACTACATATTCATTGCTACTGACATTGTCTCAACTGGgacttatatatatttacacatacacaACATCTGTAGCTATCTATTATCTgtttatctatatatctatatttaaaacagtAGGTTCATATTGATACTTCAGTTCTAATCCAGGACCACCAGATTCATTATTCAAGTCTCCTTTTCCATATTTATCACTCCCTTTTCTAATAGTGACAAAGCCTGCcccataa from Muntiacus reevesi chromosome 20, mMunRee1.1, whole genome shotgun sequence encodes:
- the BICRAL gene encoding BRD4-interacting chromatin-remodeling complex-associated protein-like, whose translation is MDDDDDSCLLDLIGDPQALNYFLHGPSNKSSNEDLTNAGYSAANSNSIFANSSNADPKSALKAVSSQLGEGPSDGLPLSSSLQFLEDELESSPLPDLSEDQPFDILQKSLQEANITEQTLAEEAYLDASIGSSQQFAQAQLHPSSSASFTQASNVSNYSGQTLQPIGVTHVPVGTSFASNTVGVHHGFMHHVGISVPSQHLSNSSQISGSGQIQLIGSFGNQPSMMTINNLDGSQIILKGSGQQAPSNVSGGLLVHRQTPNGNSLFGNSSSSPVAQPVTVPFNSTNFQTSLPVHNIIIQRGLAPNSNKVPVNIQPKPIQMGQQNTYNVNNLGIQQHHVQQGISFASASSPQGSVVGPHMSVNIVNQQNTRKPVTSQAVSSAGGSIVIHSPMGQPHTPQSQFLIPTSLSVSSNSVHHVQTINGQLLQTQPSQLISGQVASEHVMLNRNSSNMLRTNQPYSGQMLNNQSAAVQLVSGQTFAASGSPVIVNHASPQIVGGQVPLQQASPTVLHLSPGQSSVSQGRPGFTTMPSVTSMAGPSRFPVVSSSSTAHPSLGSAVQSGASGSNFTGDQLPQPNRTPGPVSVSHRLPVPSSKSTSTFSNTPGVGSQQQFFCQAQKKSLNQTSPISASKTTDGLRPAPMPGLLSTALPGQDSGSKVIPASLGTTQPQQEKVVGSPPGQPTVQVDGHPGGQKRPAAKQLTKGAFILQQLQRDQALAVTPDKSQFRSLSDAVQRLLSYHVCQGSMPTEEDLKKVDNEFETVATQLLKRTQAMLNKYRCLLLEDAMRINPSAEMVMIDRMFNQEERASLSRDKRLALVDPEGFQADFCCSFKLDKAAHETQFGRSDQHGSKTTSSVHLTAKAQSRDRGKAGLAEPANHDQFHLVPNHIVVSAEGNISKKTDCLGRALKFDKVGSAQYRSASEEKTSRRDSTKGSECSPGPEGHRKNLSRADHGPDSKLSSLLVDSHLEMTCNSSFQDKTLRNSPKNEVLHTDIMKGSGEPQPDLQLTKSLETTFKNILELKKAGRQSQSDPTVSGSVELDFPNFSPMASQENCLEKFIPDHSEGVVETDSILEAAVNSILEC